The Methanomethylovorans hollandica DSM 15978 genome includes a region encoding these proteins:
- a CDS encoding tRNA (cytidine(56)-2'-O)-methyltransferase, giving the protein MQRIVILRLGHRAFRDKRITTHVGLTARALGAEGMLLASDDPSIKQNIEDVAARWGGDFYVTNDVNWKHEIRKWKDAGGKVCHLSMYGINLPDAVDEIRQCEQLMIVVGAEKVPSEIYDLADWNIAVGNQPHSEVAAIAITMDRIAAMDPLKNQLSGGQLSIVPMERGKKVIERQ; this is encoded by the coding sequence ATGCAAAGAATAGTGATCTTACGTCTAGGACACAGGGCCTTCAGGGACAAGCGTATAACCACGCATGTAGGGCTGACCGCCCGGGCCCTTGGCGCTGAAGGCATGCTGCTTGCCTCTGATGACCCCAGCATCAAGCAGAACATCGAGGATGTGGCTGCCCGCTGGGGCGGTGATTTCTATGTCACCAATGACGTGAACTGGAAGCATGAGATACGGAAATGGAAAGACGCAGGCGGAAAGGTCTGCCATCTTTCTATGTATGGCATAAACCTTCCGGACGCTGTGGATGAGATAAGACAATGTGAGCAGCTCATGATAGTTGTGGGTGCAGAAAAGGTACCTTCTGAGATATACGATCTTGCTGACTGGAACATTGCAGTGGGTAACCAGCCCCATTCCGAAGTCGCAGCTATTGCCATAACAATGGACCGCATAGCTGCCATGGATCCTCTTAAAAATCAGTTATCAGGAGGACAACTATCCATAGTGCCCATGGAACGAGGAAAAAAGGTTATCGAAAGACAGTGA